A portion of the Krasilnikovia cinnamomea genome contains these proteins:
- a CDS encoding NAD-dependent epimerase/dehydratase family protein has protein sequence MKILVTGASGFLGGHIAEAAVAADHDVRALLRPTAALSMDAGADRVEPVRGDLTDPASLAVATAGVDVVIHSAARVTDHGSPAQFHDTNVAGTQRLLAAARANGVSRFVFVSSPSAVMDGTDQVGIDESTPYPAKYLNLYSETKAAAERLVLAANEPGFTTSALRPRGIWGPRDWHGFMPRLIAKLRAGRLPDLSGGRTVLASLCHATNAAHACLLAAGSDRVGGRAYFVADAEVSDVWALIAEVGAMFGAAPPTRRVPPAVRDALVATIETVWRVPYLRDRYSPPLSRYSVALLTRSSTYDTSAAARDFGYAPLLDQPTGLRQLREWVDGIGGVDAFTRYVR, from the coding sequence ATGAAAATCCTGGTGACCGGTGCCTCCGGGTTTCTCGGCGGGCACATCGCCGAGGCGGCCGTCGCGGCCGACCACGACGTCCGGGCGCTGCTGCGCCCCACGGCGGCGCTGTCGATGGACGCCGGCGCCGACCGGGTCGAGCCGGTCCGCGGCGACCTGACCGACCCGGCGTCGCTGGCCGTGGCCACGGCCGGGGTCGACGTGGTGATCCATTCGGCCGCCCGGGTGACCGACCACGGCAGCCCGGCGCAGTTCCACGACACCAACGTCGCCGGCACGCAACGGCTGCTGGCCGCGGCCCGCGCCAACGGGGTGTCCCGGTTCGTCTTCGTCAGCAGCCCCAGCGCGGTGATGGACGGCACCGATCAGGTGGGCATCGACGAGAGCACACCCTACCCGGCGAAGTACCTGAACCTGTACTCGGAGACCAAGGCGGCAGCGGAACGCCTCGTGCTGGCCGCGAACGAACCCGGGTTCACCACCAGTGCGCTGCGCCCGCGCGGCATCTGGGGGCCACGGGACTGGCACGGCTTCATGCCCCGGCTGATCGCGAAGCTGCGGGCGGGACGGCTGCCCGACCTGTCCGGCGGGCGCACCGTGCTGGCCTCGCTGTGCCACGCCACCAACGCGGCCCACGCCTGCCTGCTGGCCGCGGGCTCCGACCGGGTCGGCGGGCGCGCGTACTTCGTGGCCGACGCGGAGGTCAGCGACGTGTGGGCACTCATCGCCGAGGTGGGCGCGATGTTCGGCGCGGCACCGCCGACCCGCCGGGTGCCACCGGCGGTGCGCGACGCGCTGGTCGCCACGATCGAGACGGTGTGGCGCGTCCCGTACCTGCGCGACCGGTACTCGCCGCCGCTGTCGCGCTACTCGGTGGCGCTGCTGACCCGGTCGAGCACGTACGACACCAGCGCCGCCGCACGCGACTTCGGCTATGCCCCGCTGCTCGACCAGCCGACCGGGCTGCGGCAGCTGCGCGAGTGGGTCGACGGCATCGGCGGGGTCGACGCGTTCACCAGGTACGTCCGGTGA
- a CDS encoding fatty acid CoA ligase family protein produces MALATTTGVAARLAAHADSARDAVIWPGHGRLTFRELHEQSDAYAAGLRALGIGKGTKTVLMLRPGLELYPVLFGLLKLGAVPVVVDPGMGVRRMLHCYRSAGAQAFIGVGIAHVVRLFNRRAFAGVRILVTAGRRWFWGGATLRTILEGPHPAPTERPGPDDLLTIGFTTGSTGPAKGVESTHGALEAMLQQVIAVHDQSSDDVALVTSPMFGVLHLLIGSTCVLAPVDPTRVGAADPAALADTIERFGVTGMFASPALLDPFGRYLRDTGRRLPTLRTLVAGGAPVSDEVVQTLHRDDLRLHTTYGATEALPIASIESREMLRDTHEGSRTGAGTCVGRPVDGMDVRIVRVTDDPLPVWRDDLLAAPGEVGEITIAGPTVSPRYHRLPEADAAAKIIDGERRWHRTGDLGWIDDAGRIWFCGRKSQRVGDLHTVQVEGVFNAHPQVYRTALVDAGGRPVVCVEPRPGVTDHDRLRHELRELAASQPVTKPLDEFLFHPAFPVDIRHNAKINREYLSAWAAWRLRPRRPRELAPRLVPLAGWAFLAYGLVGPMPHPALWVLWGIDLVLSFVAHGLQIPVAVRRARFAGIAPARAAALTMVFGATWWKGLPWR; encoded by the coding sequence ATGGCGCTCGCGACGACGACCGGCGTGGCGGCCCGGCTGGCCGCCCACGCCGACTCCGCCCGCGACGCGGTCATCTGGCCCGGCCACGGCCGGCTCACCTTCCGCGAGCTGCACGAGCAGTCCGACGCGTACGCCGCCGGGCTGCGGGCGCTGGGCATCGGCAAGGGCACCAAGACGGTCCTGATGCTGCGGCCCGGGCTGGAGCTGTACCCGGTGCTGTTCGGGCTGCTCAAACTCGGCGCGGTGCCGGTCGTCGTCGACCCCGGCATGGGCGTACGCCGGATGCTGCACTGCTACCGCAGCGCCGGGGCGCAGGCGTTCATCGGCGTCGGGATCGCCCACGTGGTGCGGCTGTTCAACCGGCGGGCCTTCGCGGGGGTGCGGATCCTGGTCACCGCCGGGCGGCGCTGGTTCTGGGGCGGGGCGACGCTGCGTACGATCCTCGAAGGTCCGCACCCGGCGCCCACCGAACGGCCCGGCCCGGACGACCTGCTGACGATCGGGTTCACCACCGGCAGCACCGGCCCCGCCAAGGGCGTCGAGTCCACCCACGGCGCGCTGGAGGCCATGCTCCAGCAGGTCATCGCGGTACACGACCAGTCGAGCGACGACGTGGCGCTGGTGACCTCACCGATGTTCGGCGTGCTGCACCTGCTGATCGGCTCCACGTGCGTGCTCGCACCGGTCGACCCCACCCGGGTCGGTGCCGCCGACCCGGCGGCGCTCGCCGACACCATCGAACGCTTCGGGGTCACCGGGATGTTCGCCTCCCCGGCGCTGCTCGACCCGTTCGGCCGGTACCTGCGCGACACCGGCCGCCGGCTGCCGACGCTGCGCACCCTGGTCGCCGGCGGCGCCCCGGTCTCCGACGAGGTGGTCCAGACGCTGCACCGCGACGACCTGCGGTTGCACACCACGTACGGGGCGACCGAGGCGCTGCCGATCGCCTCCATCGAGTCCCGGGAGATGCTGCGCGACACCCACGAGGGCAGCCGGACCGGGGCGGGCACGTGCGTGGGCCGCCCGGTGGACGGAATGGACGTCCGCATCGTGCGCGTCACCGACGATCCGCTGCCGGTGTGGCGTGACGACCTGCTGGCGGCGCCCGGTGAGGTCGGCGAGATCACGATCGCCGGGCCGACCGTGAGCCCCCGCTACCACCGGCTGCCCGAGGCCGACGCCGCCGCCAAGATCATCGACGGGGAGCGGCGCTGGCACCGTACCGGCGACCTCGGCTGGATCGACGACGCCGGGCGGATCTGGTTCTGCGGCCGCAAGAGCCAGCGGGTCGGTGACCTGCACACCGTCCAGGTCGAGGGGGTGTTCAACGCCCACCCGCAGGTGTACCGCACCGCGCTGGTCGACGCGGGCGGGCGCCCGGTGGTGTGCGTCGAGCCGCGCCCCGGGGTCACCGACCACGACCGGCTGCGCCACGAGCTGCGCGAACTCGCGGCCAGCCAGCCGGTGACCAAGCCGCTCGACGAGTTCCTGTTCCACCCGGCGTTCCCGGTCGACATCCGGCACAATGCGAAGATCAACCGCGAGTACCTGTCGGCCTGGGCCGCGTGGCGGCTGCGGCCGCGCCGCCCGCGCGAGCTCGCGCCACGGCTGGTGCCGCTGGCCGGCTGGGCCTTCCTCGCGTACGGGCTGGTCGGGCCGATGCCCCATCCGGCACTGTGGGTGCTGTGGGGCATCGACCTCGTGCTCAGCTTCGTGGCGCACGGCCTGCAGATCCCGGTCGCGGTGCGCCGGGCCCGGTTCGCGGGCATCGCACCGGCCCGGGCGGCCGCCCTGACCATGGTGTTCGGTGCGACCTGGTGGAAGGGACTGCCATGGCGGTGA
- a CDS encoding 3-oxoacyl-[acyl-carrier-protein] synthase III C-terminal domain-containing protein — translation MPTAITSTAVSTDPHLSGSIARASAAATACLNRAGVHPDQVDVLINVGVYRDENMAEPAMSALIQKNVGTNLDYLRSGSPAFSFDLMNGACGLLNAVQVAGAFLAGDAEYALVVSGDTHPSGRPDPDFGYAHVGAAMLLSRSADAGTGFGPVSTVTAPDDAPGVRGYADLGAVGTHGREMIWVRRDPDYARRLVELAAAEASRYAAEQGLDLSRTLLVASQPTPSFAAELAQRLGVPADAVVTVHGVDGDPHTSALTLAYHQAVEAGQADAYPEALFVAAGAGLSVACSVYHRAG, via the coding sequence ATGCCCACCGCCATCACCTCCACCGCGGTGAGCACCGACCCGCACCTGTCCGGGTCGATCGCACGCGCCTCCGCCGCCGCCACCGCCTGCCTGAACCGGGCCGGGGTCCACCCCGACCAGGTCGACGTCCTCATCAACGTCGGCGTGTACCGCGACGAGAACATGGCCGAACCGGCCATGTCCGCGCTGATCCAGAAGAACGTCGGCACCAACCTGGACTACCTGCGCTCGGGCAGCCCCGCCTTCTCCTTCGACCTGATGAACGGCGCCTGCGGGCTGCTCAACGCGGTCCAGGTGGCGGGCGCGTTCCTGGCCGGCGACGCCGAGTACGCCCTGGTCGTCTCCGGCGACACCCACCCCTCCGGCCGGCCCGACCCCGACTTCGGGTACGCGCACGTCGGCGCCGCGATGCTGCTGTCGCGTTCCGCCGACGCGGGCACCGGCTTCGGCCCGGTCAGCACCGTGACCGCCCCCGACGACGCGCCCGGGGTGCGCGGCTACGCGGACCTCGGCGCGGTCGGCACCCACGGACGCGAGATGATCTGGGTGCGCCGCGACCCCGACTACGCGCGGCGGCTGGTGGAGCTCGCCGCCGCCGAGGCGAGCCGGTACGCCGCCGAGCAGGGCCTCGACCTGTCCCGGACGCTGCTGGTCGCCTCCCAGCCGACGCCGTCGTTCGCGGCCGAACTGGCGCAACGGCTGGGCGTCCCGGCCGACGCCGTGGTCACCGTGCACGGCGTCGACGGCGACCCGCACACCTCGGCGCTGACCCTCGCCTACCACCAGGCCGTCGAGGCGGGGCAGGCCGACGCGTACCCGGAGGCGCTATTCGTGGCCGCCGGGGCGGGACTGTCCGTGGCCTGCTCGGTCTACCACCGCGCCGGCTGA
- a CDS encoding 3-oxoacyl-ACP synthase III family protein — protein MTHTRFESIGAYLPSTVVTTRELVAQMSYQPPFDLEQITGIAERRVHDKRPDSLEDSFVLARRAAQDCLSRSRYAAADLDVVISASITRYHGDRVFQFEPSFAHQLARSLGATRAIHFDVSNACAGMLTGVAVLDRMIRAGVVRNGLVVSGEQITAIAETAVKEISELYDPQFGSLTVGDSGAAVILDESTSEADRIHYVELMTCSEYSHLCIGKPSDRNQGIALYTDNHQMHKEDRSRLWSRFQTDFLAKRGTTFAEEGYDYVVHHQVGSKFIRNVNNHGEKAFGTPMPESLSVVEKYGNTSSTSHFVVLHDHLRSGRARPGAKYLLVPAASGVVTGCVSATISSLEV, from the coding sequence GTGACCCACACCCGGTTCGAGTCGATCGGTGCGTATCTGCCGTCGACCGTCGTCACCACGCGCGAGCTCGTCGCGCAGATGAGCTACCAGCCACCGTTCGACCTGGAGCAGATCACCGGGATCGCCGAGCGGCGCGTCCACGACAAGCGCCCGGACTCCCTGGAGGACTCGTTCGTCCTGGCCCGGCGCGCGGCGCAGGACTGCCTGTCCCGCTCCCGGTACGCCGCCGCCGACCTCGACGTCGTCATCTCGGCCTCGATCACCCGGTACCACGGCGACCGTGTCTTCCAGTTCGAGCCCTCGTTCGCCCATCAGCTCGCCCGGTCGCTGGGTGCCACCCGGGCGATCCACTTCGACGTCTCCAACGCCTGCGCCGGGATGCTCACCGGCGTCGCGGTGCTGGACCGGATGATCCGGGCGGGCGTGGTCCGCAACGGCCTGGTGGTCAGCGGCGAGCAGATCACCGCGATCGCGGAGACCGCGGTCAAGGAGATCAGCGAGCTGTACGACCCGCAGTTCGGCTCGCTGACCGTCGGCGACTCCGGCGCGGCGGTGATCCTCGACGAGTCCACCTCCGAGGCCGACCGGATCCACTACGTCGAACTGATGACCTGCTCTGAATATTCACACTTGTGCATAGGTAAGCCGAGCGATCGTAACCAAGGGATCGCGCTCTACACCGACAATCACCAGATGCACAAGGAGGACCGGTCCCGGTTGTGGAGCCGGTTCCAGACCGACTTCCTGGCCAAGCGCGGCACCACCTTCGCCGAGGAGGGCTACGACTACGTCGTGCACCACCAGGTCGGCAGCAAGTTCATCCGCAACGTCAACAACCACGGCGAGAAGGCCTTCGGTACGCCGATGCCCGAGTCGCTGTCCGTGGTCGAGAAGTACGGCAACACGTCGTCGACCTCCCACTTCGTGGTCCTGCACGACCACCTGCGCAGCGGCCGCGCCCGGCCCGGCGCGAAGTACCTGCTCGTACCGGCCGCCTCCGGCGTGGTCACCGGCTGCGTCTCCGCCACCATCAGCTCCCTGGAGGTCTGA
- a CDS encoding TetR/AcrR family transcriptional regulator gives MPRPKSDTRARIIASARTLLRRHGYHGTGLTQIIEHSGAPRGSVYFLFPGGKEEIAVAAVEDWAVEVDRLIHDRLADSTSARGWAISMVEHFAQDLRESDFTEGLPVTTITLDSVPASPALSRACRAAYDTWLASVTQGLVSFGAPARRASGLATLMLASLEGAAVLCRAYRTTGPLDQVAPYVLSQLPG, from the coding sequence ATGCCGAGGCCGAAGTCGGACACTCGGGCGCGAATCATCGCCAGTGCCCGGACGCTGTTGCGCCGCCACGGCTACCACGGCACCGGACTGACCCAGATCATTGAGCACAGTGGAGCGCCGCGGGGCTCGGTCTACTTTCTGTTTCCCGGAGGCAAGGAGGAGATCGCCGTGGCGGCGGTCGAGGACTGGGCGGTCGAGGTGGACCGGCTGATCCACGACCGGCTGGCCGACAGCACCAGCGCCCGGGGCTGGGCCATCTCGATGGTCGAGCACTTCGCCCAGGACCTGCGCGAGTCCGACTTCACCGAGGGTCTGCCGGTCACCACGATCACCCTGGACTCCGTGCCCGCCTCACCGGCGCTCAGCCGGGCCTGCCGTGCGGCGTACGACACCTGGCTGGCCTCGGTGACCCAGGGCCTGGTGTCCTTCGGCGCGCCCGCCCGCCGCGCCTCGGGGCTGGCCACCCTGATGCTGGCCAGCCTGGAAGGGGCGGCGGTGCTGTGCCGGGCCTACCGCACCACCGGCCCGCTGGATCAGGTCGCCCCCTACGTGCTCAGTCAGCTACCGGGGTAA
- a CDS encoding ABC transporter substrate-binding protein, translated as MRSRTVPAILAGILAAGALTACQGAENPAATPFDPATCRGGTLSVLNQGGISHLDPARLYTSGGGNIPSLLFRTLTTRNRLPGEAGTRPAPDLATDLGTPSDGARTWTYRLRDGVFFEDGTPITSADVKYGIERSFAPELPGGAPYLRDWLVGAADYPGPYKQPGGLAAIETPDAKTIVFKLRKPEGDFPFLATATQFAPVPRAKDSGTEYENHPLSSGPYKVERYEKKKTLTLVRNTHWGSDTLRYACPDRIEVTAGLDPAVINQRLVTGAGRDAYAVTTDAVVGPEQLAQLTPGSALDKRVARGEFPMTTYLAFNTTKAPFDDVRVRQALSYAVNRTSVVNALGGSAVAGPSTTFLPPQPALGYQPYDHFPAGPGGDPAKARELLAAAGHGGGLSIELAHENDDANGLGPKVAAAIQDAFKQAGIAVRLVAIDGATYRDVTGKPATQPALSLQNWGADWPSGGPFLIPIFDGRQIVTAGGNFNLAQYNDPEVNAEIDAINALTDPAAAAPRWGALDARIGKLALVVPLTHEKDVYLYGTGVKNAVPDGWRGTYDLARISVK; from the coding sequence ATGCGCAGCCGAACCGTTCCCGCGATCCTCGCCGGCATCCTGGCCGCCGGCGCGCTCACCGCCTGCCAGGGCGCCGAGAACCCGGCCGCCACGCCGTTCGACCCCGCGACCTGCCGCGGCGGCACGCTGTCCGTGCTCAACCAGGGCGGCATCAGCCACCTCGACCCGGCCCGGCTCTACACCTCCGGCGGCGGCAACATCCCGTCCCTGCTGTTCCGCACGCTCACCACCCGCAACCGGCTGCCCGGAGAGGCGGGCACCAGGCCCGCGCCGGATCTCGCCACCGACCTCGGCACCCCCTCCGACGGCGCCAGGACCTGGACGTACCGGCTGCGCGACGGCGTCTTCTTCGAGGACGGCACGCCGATCACCTCCGCCGACGTCAAGTACGGCATCGAACGCTCGTTCGCGCCGGAGCTGCCCGGCGGGGCGCCGTACCTGCGGGACTGGCTGGTGGGGGCGGCGGACTACCCGGGGCCGTACAAGCAGCCCGGCGGGCTCGCGGCGATCGAGACGCCCGACGCGAAGACGATCGTCTTCAAGCTGCGCAAACCCGAGGGGGACTTCCCCTTCCTGGCCACCGCCACCCAGTTCGCCCCGGTGCCCAGGGCGAAGGACTCCGGCACGGAGTACGAGAACCACCCGCTGTCCAGCGGACCGTACAAGGTGGAACGGTACGAGAAGAAGAAGACGCTCACCCTGGTGCGCAACACCCACTGGGGCAGCGACACCCTGCGCTACGCCTGCCCGGACCGGATCGAGGTGACCGCCGGGCTCGACCCGGCCGTCATCAACCAGCGCCTGGTCACCGGCGCCGGGCGCGACGCGTACGCCGTCACCACCGACGCCGTGGTCGGGCCCGAACAACTGGCCCAGCTCACGCCCGGCTCCGCGCTGGACAAGCGGGTCGCCCGGGGCGAGTTCCCGATGACCACCTACCTCGCGTTCAACACGACGAAGGCACCCTTCGACGACGTGCGGGTGCGCCAGGCCCTGTCGTACGCGGTCAACCGCACCTCGGTCGTCAACGCCCTCGGCGGCAGCGCGGTCGCCGGGCCCTCGACCACCTTCCTGCCGCCGCAGCCGGCACTGGGCTACCAGCCGTACGATCATTTCCCGGCCGGTCCGGGCGGCGACCCGGCCAAGGCCCGCGAGCTGCTGGCCGCCGCCGGACACGGCGGTGGACTCAGCATCGAGCTGGCCCACGAGAACGACGACGCGAACGGCCTCGGGCCCAAGGTGGCCGCCGCAATTCAGGACGCGTTCAAGCAGGCCGGCATCGCGGTGCGCCTGGTCGCCATCGACGGCGCGACGTACCGGGACGTCACCGGCAAGCCCGCCACCCAGCCCGCGCTGTCGCTGCAGAACTGGGGCGCCGACTGGCCGTCCGGCGGCCCGTTCCTCATTCCGATCTTCGACGGCCGGCAGATCGTCACGGCGGGCGGCAACTTCAACCTCGCCCAGTACAACGACCCCGAGGTCAACGCGGAGATCGACGCGATCAACGCGCTCACCGACCCGGCCGCGGCGGCCCCCCGCTGGGGCGCCCTCGACGCGAGGATCGGCAAGCTCGCCCTGGTCGTCCCGCTGACCCACGAGAAGGACGTCTACCTGTACGGCACGGGCGTCAAGAACGCGGTGCCCGACGGCTGGCGCGGCACCTACGACCTGGCCCGGATCTCCGTCAAGTGA
- a CDS encoding ABC transporter permease: MTRDSGLVAGASVVTVMVLVALAAPVLTAIEGQDPTTFHPELLDSARGGVPVVGFSADHWFGVEPGTGRDLFARVVYGARVSLGVAVGATLAQVSIGLAVGLAAGLGGRRLDAAISRLVDLVLAFPSLVLAIALLAIVPQSWPRPVLLTGVIAILGWGGTARLTRGETLSLRTRDYVAAARLSGAGPARIARRELLPGLAAPVLTYAALLLPANMISEAGLSFLGVGVRPPTPSWGQMLSSATTWFRADPAYVLIPGVLLLTTLIAFVLVSGGVRRVLDPRQTVPVP; the protein is encoded by the coding sequence GTGACCCGGGACTCCGGACTGGTCGCCGGGGCGTCGGTGGTGACGGTCATGGTCCTGGTAGCGCTGGCCGCGCCCGTGCTGACCGCCATCGAGGGACAGGACCCGACCACCTTCCACCCCGAGCTGCTCGACTCCGCCCGGGGCGGGGTGCCGGTGGTCGGCTTCAGCGCCGACCACTGGTTCGGCGTCGAGCCGGGCACCGGCCGGGACCTGTTCGCCCGCGTCGTGTACGGCGCGCGGGTGTCGCTCGGCGTGGCCGTCGGCGCCACCCTCGCCCAGGTGTCGATCGGTCTCGCGGTCGGTCTCGCCGCCGGGCTGGGCGGCCGCCGTCTCGACGCGGCGATCAGCCGCCTGGTCGACCTCGTCCTCGCGTTCCCCAGCCTGGTCCTAGCGATCGCCCTGCTGGCGATCGTGCCGCAGTCCTGGCCCCGCCCGGTGCTGCTCACCGGCGTCATCGCGATCCTCGGCTGGGGTGGCACGGCGCGCCTGACCCGGGGCGAGACGCTGTCGCTGCGCACCCGCGACTACGTGGCCGCCGCGCGGCTCTCCGGGGCCGGGCCGGCGCGGATCGCACGCCGCGAGCTGCTGCCCGGCCTGGCCGCGCCGGTGCTGACGTACGCGGCGCTGCTGCTGCCCGCCAACATGATCAGCGAGGCCGGGCTGTCGTTCCTGGGCGTCGGGGTCCGGCCGCCCACCCCGTCCTGGGGCCAGATGCTGTCCAGCGCGACCACCTGGTTCCGCGCCGACCCGGCGTACGTGCTGATTCCCGGTGTCCTGCTGCTCACCACCCTGATCGCGTTCGTGCTGGTGTCCGGTGGGGTGCGGCGCGTGCTCGACCCGCGGCAGACGGTGCCCGTACCGTGA
- a CDS encoding ABC transporter permease has translation MIRLLLRRLGGAVLVLLALSAVVYALFYLAPADPAVLTCGKGCTPQRLAEVRAAMGLDESVATQYGHFLRGIVVGRDYPAGPDVRHCPAPCLGYSFETDQPVTALLADRLPVSASLALGAQILSLVVGVGAGLLRSRFVDALVLIGYATPVFLVGLVLLLVFSVQLRWLPFPTYVPLTEDPRGWAQNLLLPWTALAIIQAATYARLTRAGVQDALAEDHIRTARAYGLPERRIRTRRALRGALIPVVTLTALDVAAIMTGAVLTETMFGLPGVGQLLVGAVNQIDLPVVVGVTLLTGVIVVLGNAVADVLYAAVDPRVQAR, from the coding sequence GTGATCCGGCTGTTGCTGCGCCGCCTCGGCGGCGCCGTGCTGGTGCTGCTGGCCCTGTCCGCCGTCGTCTACGCGCTGTTCTACCTGGCCCCGGCCGACCCGGCCGTGCTCACCTGCGGCAAGGGGTGCACGCCGCAACGGCTCGCCGAGGTCCGCGCCGCGATGGGCCTCGACGAGAGCGTCGCCACCCAGTACGGCCACTTCCTGCGCGGCATCGTCGTGGGCCGCGACTATCCGGCGGGGCCGGACGTGCGGCACTGTCCCGCGCCGTGCCTCGGGTACTCCTTCGAGACCGACCAGCCGGTGACCGCGCTGCTGGCCGACCGGCTGCCGGTGTCCGCGTCGCTGGCGCTGGGCGCGCAGATCCTGTCACTGGTGGTCGGCGTCGGCGCGGGGCTGCTGCGGTCCCGGTTCGTCGACGCGCTGGTCCTCATCGGATACGCCACCCCGGTCTTCCTCGTCGGTCTCGTGCTGCTGCTGGTGTTCAGCGTGCAGTTGCGGTGGCTGCCGTTCCCGACCTACGTGCCGCTCACCGAGGACCCGCGCGGCTGGGCGCAGAACCTGCTGCTGCCGTGGACCGCGCTGGCGATCATCCAAGCCGCCACGTACGCCCGGCTCACCCGTGCCGGCGTCCAGGACGCCCTGGCCGAGGACCACATCCGCACCGCCCGCGCGTACGGCCTGCCGGAGCGGCGGATCCGCACCCGCCGGGCCCTGCGGGGGGCGCTGATCCCGGTGGTCACGCTGACCGCCCTCGACGTCGCCGCGATCATGACTGGGGCGGTGCTCACCGAGACCATGTTCGGGTTGCCCGGCGTCGGCCAGCTGCTGGTCGGGGCGGTCAACCAGATCGACCTGCCGGTCGTCGTCGGGGTGACGCTGCTGACCGGCGTCATCGTGGTGCTCGGCAACGCCGTCGCCGACGTGCTCTACGCCGCGGTCGATCCCCGGGTGCAGGCGCGGTGA
- a CDS encoding dipeptide ABC transporter ATP-binding protein — protein MRDLRIAFGARVAVDGLSFEIGPGRSLGIVGESGSGKSATALALLGLHPTATVQGRVTFEGTELLTARPDVLRRVRGAGIAMVFQDPLSALSPFHTVGAQIAEVYRLHTGATRRAARQRAVEVLDQVHIADPVRRAAQYPHQFSGGMRQRALIAMALACGPRLIVADEPTTALDVTVQAQILDLLEEVRATTGTALLLVSHDLGVIAGSCDEVVVMRGGSAVEHGPVERVLGAPQAPYTRQLLAAVPRLDAAPRTAGAPAGAALLRLVDVRRDFPGRRRGQQVRAVDAVTLDVRRGETLGIVGESGTGKSTLARMMVGLLAPSSGTVEFTGPGLPQMVFQDPQSSLNPRRSVGDSVGGGRHRRDRVVDLLTRVGLAAADYDRYPHELSGGMRQRVAIARALAPRPALLVCDEPVSSLDVTTQAQVLALLAEIQREYALTIVFVSHDLAVVRQVADRVAVLRHGTVVELGDVDDVYARPVHPYTRELLAAVPVTDPAQARRRRAARRLAAGAVP, from the coding sequence GTGCGGGATCTGCGGATCGCGTTCGGGGCGAGGGTTGCCGTGGACGGGCTCTCCTTCGAGATCGGGCCCGGGCGCTCGCTCGGCATCGTGGGCGAGTCGGGCTCCGGCAAGAGCGCCACCGCGCTGGCCCTGCTCGGGCTGCACCCGACCGCGACGGTCCAGGGACGGGTCACGTTCGAGGGAACCGAGCTGCTCACCGCGCGGCCGGACGTGCTGCGGCGGGTCCGCGGCGCCGGGATCGCCATGGTGTTCCAGGACCCGTTGTCCGCGCTCAGCCCGTTCCACACCGTCGGCGCCCAGATCGCCGAGGTGTACCGGCTGCACACGGGCGCCACCCGGCGGGCCGCCCGGCAGCGCGCGGTCGAGGTGCTCGACCAGGTGCACATCGCCGATCCGGTGCGGCGCGCCGCGCAGTATCCCCACCAGTTCTCCGGCGGCATGCGGCAGCGGGCGCTCATCGCGATGGCCCTGGCCTGCGGGCCCCGGCTGATCGTCGCCGACGAGCCCACCACCGCCCTCGACGTGACCGTCCAGGCCCAGATCCTCGACCTGCTCGAGGAGGTTCGCGCCACCACCGGCACGGCGCTGCTGCTGGTCAGCCATGATCTGGGGGTGATCGCGGGATCCTGTGACGAGGTGGTCGTGATGCGGGGCGGCAGCGCCGTCGAACACGGGCCGGTCGAGCGGGTGCTCGGTGCCCCGCAGGCGCCGTACACCAGACAACTGCTGGCCGCCGTGCCGCGCCTGGACGCGGCGCCGCGCACCGCCGGTGCGCCCGCCGGCGCCGCACTGCTGCGCCTGGTCGACGTGCGCCGCGACTTTCCGGGGCGGCGGCGTGGGCAGCAGGTCCGGGCGGTCGACGCGGTCACCCTCGACGTGCGGCGCGGCGAGACGCTCGGGATCGTGGGGGAGAGCGGCACCGGCAAGTCCACCCTGGCCCGGATGATGGTGGGCCTGCTGGCGCCCAGTTCCGGCACGGTCGAGTTCACCGGCCCGGGCCTACCGCAGATGGTGTTCCAGGACCCGCAGTCGTCGCTGAACCCGCGCCGTTCCGTCGGCGACAGCGTCGGCGGCGGGCGCCACCGCCGGGACCGCGTGGTGGACCTGCTGACCCGCGTCGGGCTCGCCGCCGCCGACTACGACCGGTACCCGCACGAGCTGTCCGGCGGCATGCGTCAGCGCGTGGCCATCGCGCGGGCGCTGGCCCCCCGGCCCGCGCTGCTGGTCTGCGACGAACCGGTCTCCTCCCTCGACGTCACCACGCAGGCGCAGGTGCTGGCGCTGCTGGCCGAGATCCAGCGGGAGTACGCGCTGACGATCGTGTTCGTCTCCCACGATCTCGCCGTCGTCCGCCAGGTCGCCGACCGGGTGGCCGTGCTGCGGCACGGAACAGTCGTGGAACTCGGCGACGTCGACGACGTGTACGCGCGGCCCGTCCACCCGTACACCCGGGAGCTGCTGGCGGCCGTGCCGGTCACCGATCCGGCGCAGGCCCGGCGCCGCCGCGCCGCGCGGCGCCTCGCCGCGGGGGCCGTACCGTGA